In the genome of Campylobacter avium LMG 24591, the window AAGGCATTACGGGAATTTTTGCGGTCAAATAGTGGCCTTGCTGTTGTTTTTCTTGGGAATCTTAATCTCTGCCTTGGTGGACAAGCTAATACCTGAGGATTTGCATGTAAAACAAACCCAAGATTACGAGGAGCTAAAAATTTGCTCCATAAACGAAAAACCCGTGATAAACAAGGCCTTGAAAAGAACCGGGGTGCTAACAGCAGTTGCCATATCTATACACAACCTGCCAGAAGGCTTTGCTACCTTTGTATCCTCTCTTGATAGCATTTCCTTTGGCCTTGCCATAGCCATAGCAGTAGCCATTCACAACATCCCTGAGGGCATGGCTGTGTCTTTGCCTATATACCACGCAACAGGAGACAAGAAAAAAGCCTTCAAATACGCCGCCTTATCGGGTCTTACAGAGCCAATCGGTGCTGTTGTGGGCTTTTTCTTAATCTTACCCTTTATAGGCGAACTTACCCTAGCCTTTACCTTTGCTATCATAGCTGGGATAATGGTTTATATATCCTTTGACGAGCTGTTACCTGCCGCGAGAGCTTATGGGGAAGCTCATCACTGCTTGTACGGCCTTTTCGCAGGAATGGGAGTAATGGCTATAAGCCTCATCTTGCTGGATATGGGTTAAATTTAAGTGTTTTAAATACGCCGAGTTCTAAATTTTGCGTGCTTGTTTTAAATTTATATGAAGTTTTATAGCCCTAAAACCTCAACCTAAATCAAAGACCCCCATTCACATTTATAAAGCCACCTTCATATGCTTGAGGCATCACAGAGGCTGTAAAATCTAAGTGTTTTGATACAGAAAAAGATGCACCTGCAAATACATTTGCAAATAATTCTTTTTCATTTTCATAAGATATTTTTTCTTGTCCTATGCTCATTTCATAGTTCTTATCTCCAAAGACAGCTTTTCCATTAACTCCTTCTAAGGATATAAAAAAGCTTCCACTATCTAGTATTTTTCTATACTCTATACCTAAAACACCATATAAGCTTGTAAAAGTATTTGTGCTTCTGCTTATAGGTAGTATTCCATTTTCTTTATAAGAAGGCATATGATAATAACTTCCTAATATACCAAGATAAGGTTTTAAACTATGTTCATTTTTAAATTCAAATCTATATCCAAGTCTAGCTTGTGCTCCTATATTATGTCTTTTATAATCTCCTTGATGAAGACTTAAACCAGCAAAAATTCTATCGTATTTATTATGATTATTTGCATAGTATCCTAATACATCAAGCTCAAGTGAATATGGCATATAAACTCTTGAGTATAAACCTAAACTATAGTTAAATCCATCTAAATTCATACCCTCTGTGTTTATATAAGACTTACTTATAGAAGCATAAAAACCAGCAAAGAACTCATCTTCTATTTCTTTATCATATCCAAAGCTTAGACCAAATTCAGAGCCTGAACTACTTTTATAATTACTATATCCTGCTAAGGCAGAGATATAGAAATTATCACTTTCTTGTTCTTCTAAATTTACATAGTAAGGTTTATAATAACTTGCTAAGCTTGCAAATTTAGATTTTGTGTTAAAGGCGTATTTTGGTTTATTAAGATTATTTGCTATACGACCTAACATATTGTGATGTATAAGATTTCCTTGATATGTTTTTCTTTCATCTTGCATAGTCTCAATCTGTTTTTCAACAGTACTAGTAGCAGTTCTTATAAGATTATTATTGTTTATGATAGAGCCATCTAAGGCTTCATAAATAGCATTATATATAGGAGCTTGGTGGAGTGTTTGGACTTGGTGTTATAGGTTTATCATCGCTACCGCCCTCATTTCCGCCTTGATTGTCTCCGCCTTCAGTATCGCCGTCCGGTTGAATTCCATTTTCATAACCGGCTAAGTGTCCTCCGGGAGGCTGAGCATTTGCATTAGGGTAATTTTCATTCCCCTCATTATTTGCTTCGCCAAAGACTAAGAAGTATTTATCTCCCACCTTAACTATGTTTGTGGTGTAGCCAGAATCAGAAAGAGGATTTCCATAATTATCATATACAGTTACAGAACCTTCTTTTATATTGCCACTAACATCCTTACTTTCTAGAAAAAGATAAGACATATTATCATTTTTAGCAATTGCCCCTATGAGTTGAAAGTTAGTTACGCCATTAAAATTAGCAGAAGATGAAGCATTTATATAACCAAAGCCTAAATCTCCTCCT includes:
- a CDS encoding autotransporter outer membrane beta-barrel domain-containing protein, whose amino-acid sequence is MQDERKTYQGNLIHHNMLGRIANNLNKPKYAFNTKSKFASLASYYKPYYVNLEEQESDNFYISALAGYSNYKSSSGSEFGLSFGYDKEIEDEFFAGFYASISKSYINTEGMNLDGFNYSLGLYSRVYMPYSLELDVLGYYANNHNKYDRIFAGLSLHQGDYKRHNIGAQARLGYRFEFKNEHSLKPYLGILGSYYHMPSYKENGILPISRSTNTFTSLYGVLGIEYRKILDSGSFFISLEGVNGKAVFGDKNYEMSIGQEKISYENEKELFANVFAGASFSVSKHLDFTASVMPQAYEGGFINVNGGL
- the zupT gene encoding zinc transporter ZupT, whose translation is MSLDLEQITVAFILATLAGISTAIGALIAFFSRQNNFTFLSIGLGFSAGVMIYISFMEILPTSLEDFSRHYGNFCGQIVALLLFFLGILISALVDKLIPEDLHVKQTQDYEELKICSINEKPVINKALKRTGVLTAVAISIHNLPEGFATFVSSLDSISFGLAIAIAVAIHNIPEGMAVSLPIYHATGDKKKAFKYAALSGLTEPIGAVVGFFLILPFIGELTLAFTFAIIAGIMVYISFDELLPAARAYGEAHHCLYGLFAGMGVMAISLILLDMG